The proteins below come from a single Miscanthus floridulus cultivar M001 chromosome 1, ASM1932011v1, whole genome shotgun sequence genomic window:
- the LOC136450242 gene encoding psbP-like protein 1, chloroplastic, with protein MATAVPAASLRAPSSSPAAAARRLGAGAPSLRKRHCAVAPVAAACGPAPPRQLDNEEAASSGRRRVLVAGAAAFLSRPNPAAFASEAKKGFLPVVDKKAGYSFLYPFGWEEVAVQGQDKVYKDVIEPLESVSVNSIPTSKEDIRDLGPPDKVAEALIKKVLAPPTQKTKLIEAKENDVDGRAYYTFEFTAQAPNYTRHALGAIVIANGKFFTLTTGANERRWEKMKDRLHTVVDSFKIENRI; from the exons ATGGCCACGGCCGTGCCCGCCGCCTCCCTCCGCGCGCCATCGTCCTCTCCAGCGGCCGCCGCACGCCGTCTTGGGGCCGGAGCCCCGTCGCTGCGCAAGCGGCATTGCGCCGTCGCGCCCGTCGCCGCCGCCTGCGGCCCCGCGCCGCCGCGGCAGCTCGACAACG AGGAGGCGGCTAGCTCCGGACGGCGGCGGGTGCTTGTGGCCGGTGCCGCCGCGTTCCTCTCCCGGCCTAATCCGGCGGCAT TCGCATCAGAGGCTAAGAAAGGGTTCCTGCCTGTCGTCGACAAGAAGGCTGGTTACTCCTTCCTCTACCCGTTCGGATGGGAG GAAGTGGCtgtgcaagggcaagacaaggtGTACAAAGATGTGATAGAGCCTCTGGAGAGTGTGAGCGTCAACTCTATTCCCACTAGCAAGGAGGATATTCGTGATCTTGGTCCTCCGGATAAG GTTGCCGAGGCTTTGATAAAAAAAGTTTTGGCACCACCAACACAAAAGACAAAGTTAATTGAGGCGAAAGAG AATGATGTTGATGGGAGAGCTTACTACACTTTTGAGTTCACAGCTCAGGCTCCAAACTACACAAGACATGCACTTGGTGCTATTGTAATTGCAAATG GTAAATTTTTCACATTGACTACTGGAGCAAACGAGAGAAGATGGGAAAAGATGAAGGATAGGCTGCATACAGTGGTGGATTCCTTCAAAATCGAAAATAGAATATGA
- the LOC136450219 gene encoding uncharacterized protein: MEAIGAKAGPIFTCTPCGSIHFKVCVELDVSGARFSVGKPPPVAKVEGEICDSPALAETSAIINAFKYLGEKHSIQVLDYSSSIIKMLGLSYDWRDVDDLDYLTKKLIEQWDLSLKQCEQLSQHLDYKVIMDDNYVEITEASQVYTTLDDFIIYIIKRYRGIPVYARSELEKIQDERLKYNENSTKKHKFLRKVHYLPSVCFSVKDVLDYVLSYLGIGKAEYNSVPSDGGKMKGEAKFSFPCMVEGRCHKLEVHSQALASSRAEEVAARAALLFMESNFNLKIVDLNYAGRQAAEKEHKSVEFIIYRLLEVAHQMKTQLGNMVECIAGGCAAYSGDPRLVFGGPPYQEQMMAVEFCFKNVEAVRAACATCYESAASIFQEMEKLSYRLE, encoded by the exons ATGGAAGCAATTGGTGCAAAAGCAGGACCTATTTTCACGTGCACACCATGTGGAAGTATACATTTCAAGGTCTGTGTTGAGCTCGATGTATCAGGCGCTAGATTCTCAGTTGGTAAGCCACCTCCAGTTGCTAAGGTGGAGGGTGAAATATGTGATTCTCCAGCACTAGCAGAAACCAGCGCTATCATTAATGCTTTCAAGTATTTAGGTGAGAAGCATTCCATTCAAGTTCTGGACTACAGTAGCAGCATAATTAAGATGCTTGGGTTAAGTTATGATTGGCGTGATGTCGATGATTTAGACTATTTAACTAAGAAGTTGATTGAGCAATGGGACTTGTCACTCAAACAATGTGAGCAGTTGTCACAACATTTAGACTACAAAGTGATTATGGATGATAATTATGTTGAGATTACTGAAGCTAGTCAAGTCTATACAACCTTGGATGATTTTATAATCTATATCATCAAGAGGTATAGGGGCATTCCTGTTTATGCACGTTCAGAACTAGAGAAGATTCAGGATGAACGCCTGAAATACAATGAAAATTCAActaagaagcacaagttcctaagGAAG GTACATTATTTGCCGTCGGTTTGTTTTTCTGTAAAGGATGTGTTGGATTATGTCCTTTCTTATCTAGGTATAGGCAAAGCTGAGTACAACAGTGTTCCAAGCGACGGTGGTAAGATGAAGGGCGAGGCAAAGTTTTCATTTCCTTGTATGGTAGAAGGGAGATGTCACAAACTGGAAGTTCATAGCCAGGCTCTAGCATCTTCTAGGGCAGAGGAAGTTGCTGCACGTGCAGCGTTGCTATTCATGGAATCAAATTTCAATTTGAAGATTGTTGATCTGAATTATGCTGGTCGTCAGGCTGCTGAGAAGGAACATAAATCCGTGGAATTTATAATATATAGgttgcttgaggtggctcatcaGATGAAGACTCAATTGGGTAACATGGTGGAGTGCATTGCAGGTGGATGTGCGGCATACAGTGGTGATCCAAGATTAGTGTTTGGAGGTCCTCCGTATCAAGAGCAAATGATGGCTGTTGAGTTCTGCTTCAAAAATGTAGAAGCTGTTCGAGCTGCTTGTGCCACGTGCTATGAGAGTGCTGCATCCATATTCCAGGAAATGGAAAAGCTAAGCTATAGGTTAGAGTGA
- the LOC136470030 gene encoding DEAD-box ATP-dependent RNA helicase 10-like — MENHGCNEVTDCYLLHVLNERQDSMIMIFVRTCESTRLLALMLRNLGLKAMSISGQMSQDKRLGALNRFKAKDCNILICTDVASRGLDIQGVDMVIDYDTPMNSKDYVHRVGRTARAGRSGYAVSLVNQYEAQWFVLIEKLLGKQIDLRKVDRDKVMILKGPISDAKRIALTKLKDSGGHKKRRKVGDDVEEVEDHSHSKRPKSFKKNSDITRELFICRYYPQIIVADT; from the exons ATGGAAAATCATGGCTGCAATGAAGTTACT GATTGCTACCTTCTTCATGTTCTGAACGAGAGGCAAGACAGCATGATCATGATCTTTGTGCGCACATGTGAATCTACTAGGCTCCTTGCTCTTATGCTGAGGAATCTTGGTTTGAAAGCTATGTCTATCAGTGGCCAGATGAGTCAG GACAAGAGATTAGGTGCTTTGAACAGGTTCAAAGCGAAAGATTGCAATATCCTTATTTGCACTGATGTAGCAAGTCGTGGCCTTGACATTCAAGGAGTTGATATGGTGATCGATTATGATACTCCAATGAATTCTAAG GATTATGTTCATCGGGTGGGTAGGACCGCACGTGCAGGGCGGTCAGGTTATGCTGTATCTTTGGTGAATCAATATGAAGCCCAGTGGTTTGTGCTGATCGAGAAGCTCCTTG GCAAGCAAATTGACCTGCGTAAGGTGGACAGAGATAAAGTCATGATACTTAAAGGGCCCATATCCGATGCAAAGAGAATTGCACTCACG AAATTGAAGGATTCCGGCGGCCACAAGAAGCGGAGAAAGGTGGGAGATGATGTCGAAGAGGTGGAAGATCATTCTCATTCTAAGAGACCGAAATCCTTCAAGAAAAATTCTGACATTACAAGAGAGCTTTTCATATGCAGATACTATCCCCAAATT ATTGTCGCCGACACCTGA